TGACGTGTTCACGCCATTAAGAGAGACTTTTACACTATCTTTAAGCTTAATCTTCGTCCTATCTTGTGCAGAGATATAGGCTTCTACCATCAAATTTTTATCAGTCGCAGTTGTAATTTGTGCGATAGGTTCGAAAGCTTGTATACCAAGCCCATTTTTAACCAATGCTAGATAATGAACTTTTCCATCTTTATCAGCTGTCAAATTCGTCAACGTATCATTTGAAGACTTAAGATTTTTTTGGGCGTTTAACTCAGAGATTTTATCCTCATTTTCTGTTCGTATCGTCCCAAGTTCACTCATTAGTTGCTGTAACATATTATCTGATTGCCTACTATTTTGACCGGTTAACTCATCAATTTCACTTTTTTTAGTATTAATCTCCTCTTGTTTCACTTTAATCTTATCTATCAACTCACTGTCTGCTGAATCAATAACATCTTCCAACTCCCGCTTAGTTGTCGTAATCGTGGTAAGCTGTGTATCGATCTCCAGTTGCTTGCTCGTTATTTCCGATTGAATCGTCATGATTACGTCACTTGTTTTACCGTCTAGACTCTGCTTTAATAGGGCCTGTTCTTGTTTTAAACTATCAAGTTTATTTTCGAAAACTTTTAAGTCCTCAGCCTTACGACCATATTTTTTTTGGTAATCCTTGTTAGCTGTGGCATTGATACTGACTAATTCGTTTTCTAGATCCTTAAGTGCTAACGTTTTATTTGTACGATCAGACTGATTCTTTTTCTCCATTTTTTCATCATCTTTAACTTGTGAAAGATAATAGGCTACTTTCCCATAGAAGGCTTGTTCTACGCCACTATTTTTTAAAAAATTTTTCTTGTCTGTGAGTGATTTTTGATAAAGATCAAAACTTATTTTTTTATCTTCTAGTAATGTTACTTGCTTATTAATCTCATTTGTCTCCACACCATTTGTTCCTGTGGATAATTTAAGTAAGATATCACCTTGCTTCACCTGCGTCCCTTCCGATTTCTCTATTGACCTAATCTCACCATTAACAAGCGGTGTAACGAAAGCTTTATCTACAGATTCAATCGTTCCAGATGCTTTCACGATATAATTTTTAATAAGAAAATGCGAAATCGCTACTGATGATAGACAAAAAAGTAGCATAAAGTAACTCAAGTAGCGCAAATAATTGGCAGGTTGCTTATCAAAAAATAGGCGACTATCTCTTAAGTCTTCTTTTGTATAAAACTTCATGCTTTCTCCTTAACTTACTATCTTTAACTAACAAGATATCTATATATACAATTTATTCAACCATCTTGTATAGGTGTGACATGCACATCAGTTAATTATGATTCATGCCCCAAGAATCTAGAGGTCTAATGATCATAAATCAATCATTAACTGAATGAATTTAGTAAACATATTTTTAAATTTGCTATCTTTCAACAGAGTAACTTTTGATACGGCACACTAAAAGACTTTCCTTTACTACCTCATATCAGCTGCTTGATACTAATTTAAGAAATACTAATGTTCTAAGTACCAGGAAATTATTATTTAGACTTCCAAAACGATAGAAACCACTGGATAAGAACCCCAACAGTACTCAAAAATAAAACATAATTTATAGGTGAACCTATTTCCAGTCGTATTTCAGAAAATTTTTCTCCTATCCTGATAACAATATATAATGCGCCATAAAGAAAAAGCAGATATATTTTTG
The DNA window shown above is from Lactococcus paracarnosus and carries:
- a CDS encoding HlyD family efflux transporter periplasmic adaptor subunit, whose translation is MKFYTKEDLRDSRLFFDKQPANYLRYLSYFMLLFCLSSVAISHFLIKNYIVKASGTIESVDKAFVTPLVNGEIRSIEKSEGTQVKQGDILLKLSTGTNGVETNEINKQVTLLEDKKISFDLYQKSLTDKKNFLKNSGVEQAFYGKVAYYLSQVKDDEKMEKKNQSDRTNKTLALKDLENELVSINATANKDYQKKYGRKAEDLKVFENKLDSLKQEQALLKQSLDGKTSDVIMTIQSEITSKQLEIDTQLTTITTTKRELEDVIDSADSELIDKIKVKQEEINTKKSEIDELTGQNSRQSDNMLQQLMSELGTIRTENEDKISELNAQKNLKSSNDTLTNLTADKDGKVHYLALVKNGLGIQAFEPIAQITTATDKNLMVEAYISAQDRTKIKLKDSVKVSLNGVNTSKYGLLKGVVNSISDGTLTQTVGNEQQLFYQVNITLKNQSLTAKDDQIQVNASMPVTADIVYDKETYWQWLIKQLNLKQ